Proteins from a genomic interval of Sphingomonas sp. Y38-1Y:
- a CDS encoding YggT family protein produces MLTLIDIARILLSVLWWILIVQAILSWLIAFNVINTQNDFVRSVWNGLQVLTEPIYRPIRRVLPDFGALDVSPIVVLVLIAILDTILARMALNIASNGAVPL; encoded by the coding sequence TTGCTCACCCTGATCGATATCGCCCGGATCCTGCTCAGCGTGCTGTGGTGGATCCTGATCGTGCAGGCGATCCTGTCATGGCTGATCGCGTTCAACGTCATCAACACGCAGAATGATTTCGTCCGTTCGGTGTGGAACGGACTCCAGGTGCTGACCGAGCCGATCTACCGCCCGATCCGCCGGGTACTCCCCGATTTCGGCGCGCTGGACGTGTCGCCGATCGTCGTCCTGGTGCTGATCGCGATCCTCGACACGATCCTCGCCCGCATGGCGCTCAACATCGCATCGAACGGCGCGGTCCCGCTTTAA
- a CDS encoding sulfite exporter TauE/SafE family protein, with protein MNALAGGGTFATMPALIAIGLPSPIANATSNVALQPGALASAWTYRKGLQPIGGVSIRTLSAITFLAGLVGSLLLVVTPTQVFDVVVPWLLLLATIAVAFGKRAAAALQRHATPGPRALVAAQVLLGVYGGYFGGGMGLMLTAMWGLLAGEPPHRLMAPRTLMLGMANASATVIFVTFAMVGWAACVPMLVGAAIGGWVGALLGRRLSPGLVRGWTLTVTTVTTVVFFVRAYG; from the coding sequence ATGAACGCGCTGGCGGGCGGCGGGACGTTCGCGACGATGCCGGCGCTGATCGCGATCGGCCTGCCCAGCCCGATCGCCAACGCGACCTCGAACGTCGCGCTGCAGCCGGGCGCGCTCGCCAGCGCCTGGACGTATCGCAAGGGGCTCCAGCCGATCGGCGGCGTGTCGATCCGGACGCTGTCGGCGATCACCTTCCTGGCGGGGCTGGTCGGCAGCCTGTTGCTGGTGGTGACGCCGACACAGGTGTTCGACGTCGTCGTGCCGTGGCTGCTCCTGCTGGCCACGATCGCCGTCGCGTTCGGCAAGCGGGCGGCGGCGGCGTTGCAGCGGCATGCGACGCCGGGGCCGCGCGCCCTGGTCGCGGCGCAGGTGCTGCTCGGCGTCTATGGCGGCTATTTCGGCGGCGGCATGGGGCTGATGCTGACCGCGATGTGGGGGCTGCTGGCGGGCGAGCCGCCGCACCGGCTGATGGCGCCGCGCACGCTGATGCTGGGAATGGCGAACGCGTCGGCGACGGTGATCTTCGTCACATTCGCGATGGTCGGATGGGCGGCTTGCGTGCCGATGCTGGTCGGTGCGGCGATCGGCGGCTGGGTCGGCGCGCTGCTCGGACGGCGATTGTCGCCCGGGCTGGTGCGCGGATGGACGCTGACCGTGACGACCGTGACGACGGTCGTGTTCTTCGTGCGCGCTTACGGGTAA
- a CDS encoding DUF389 domain-containing protein — MTVFARNRASFVAVRRWWAAHLRRGLDHEAVLTQVRDDARWNGRYAFMTLMAAGIAMLGMLLPSPVIVLGAMLISPLMGPIIGLGFGIATFDWREIRAALAALALGIVLAVAFSALIVLFSPLQNATDEIASRTRPNLFDLFVALFSALAGAYAMIHGRHGTVVGVAIATALMPPLCVVGFGLATQNATVLGGAILLFVTNFVTIALSAAVIARLHGFGAHLSPQHTLFQTFLIVALLAALAVPLGVSLRQIAWESIFSRQVREVIAAEFGGAARLSQVDVTYGADRIRVEATVLTPRSNREAERHAAAELRQRAGRPVSVSIDQYRVGTGAEAEAAQIANAAGRLGDRMGQQVAERLALVTGTPREAIMIDVDQRHALARAVPLPGASAAAYRLLEQRVAAGAPGWRIEIVPPLPEPIAIQLNEDVPDPQAVELIAWMAKRTGLPPAIDGATGPGDAVIAALAQAGVMARRGERTTGLLEANWALAD, encoded by the coding sequence ATGACGGTATTCGCGCGCAATCGCGCTTCCTTCGTCGCCGTCCGCCGCTGGTGGGCCGCGCATCTTCGCCGCGGGCTGGACCATGAAGCGGTGCTGACCCAGGTGCGCGACGATGCGCGCTGGAATGGGCGCTATGCGTTCATGACGCTGATGGCGGCGGGCATCGCGATGCTGGGCATGCTGCTGCCCTCGCCGGTGATCGTGCTGGGGGCGATGCTGATCTCGCCGCTGATGGGGCCGATCATCGGACTGGGCTTCGGGATCGCGACGTTCGATTGGCGCGAGATCCGCGCGGCGCTGGCGGCGTTGGCGCTCGGCATCGTGCTGGCGGTGGCGTTCAGTGCGCTGATCGTCCTGTTCTCGCCGCTCCAAAATGCGACCGACGAGATCGCGTCGCGCACGCGGCCCAATCTGTTCGACCTGTTCGTGGCGTTGTTCTCGGCGCTGGCAGGTGCCTATGCGATGATCCACGGGCGGCACGGGACGGTGGTGGGTGTCGCGATCGCGACCGCGCTGATGCCGCCCTTGTGCGTGGTCGGGTTCGGCCTCGCGACGCAGAACGCGACGGTGCTGGGCGGAGCGATCCTGCTGTTCGTCACCAACTTCGTGACGATCGCGCTGTCGGCGGCCGTGATCGCGCGGTTGCACGGGTTTGGCGCGCATCTCTCGCCGCAGCATACATTGTTCCAGACCTTCCTGATCGTCGCGCTGCTCGCCGCCTTGGCGGTGCCGCTGGGCGTTTCGCTGCGCCAGATCGCGTGGGAGTCGATCTTCTCGCGCCAGGTGCGGGAGGTGATCGCGGCCGAGTTCGGCGGCGCGGCGCGGTTGAGCCAGGTCGATGTCACCTATGGCGCGGATCGCATCCGGGTGGAGGCGACGGTGCTGACCCCGCGCAGCAACCGCGAGGCCGAGCGGCACGCCGCCGCCGAGCTTCGCCAGCGCGCGGGGCGGCCGGTCAGCGTCTCGATCGACCAATACCGGGTGGGTACCGGCGCGGAGGCGGAAGCGGCACAGATCGCCAATGCCGCCGGGCGGCTGGGCGACCGGATGGGGCAGCAGGTGGCAGAGCGGCTGGCGCTCGTCACCGGCACGCCGCGCGAAGCGATCATGATCGACGTCGACCAGCGGCATGCGCTGGCGCGCGCGGTGCCGTTGCCCGGCGCGAGCGCCGCGGCCTATCGCCTGCTCGAACAGCGCGTTGCGGCGGGCGCGCCGGGGTGGCGGATCGAGATCGTGCCGCCCTTGCCCGAGCCGATTGCGATCCAGTTGAACGAGGATGTGCCCGACCCGCAGGCGGTCGAACTGATCGCATGGATGGCGAAGCGGACCGGCCTGCCGCCGGCGATCGACGGGGCGACGGGGCCGGGCGACGCGGTGATCGCGGCGCTGGCGCAGGCGGGCGTGATGGCGCGACGCGGTGAGCGGACGACCGGCTTGCTGGAAGCGAACTGGGCATTGGCGGACTGA
- the folD gene encoding bifunctional methylenetetrahydrofolate dehydrogenase/methenyltetrahydrofolate cyclohydrolase FolD, whose protein sequence is MTAELIDGKAAAATLRARVAELAAAFAEDAGRKPGLAVVLVGEDAASSVYVRSKGKATVAAGMESFEHRLPADTGQAELIALVDRLNADDAVDGILVQLPLPDGLDAQAVLTRIDPDKDVDGFHPVNAGRLATGLNGFVPCTPYGCLMLLKAQLEDLSGLNAVVVGRSNIVGKPMAALLTAADCTVTIAHSRTRNLAHHLAQTDIVVAAVGRPNFVRGEWIKPGAVVIDVGINRTATGLVGDVDFESAASVASAITPVPGGVGPMTIACLLRNTLVAAHRRAGIALDPQAI, encoded by the coding sequence ATGACAGCCGAACTGATCGACGGGAAAGCAGCCGCAGCGACGCTGCGCGCGCGCGTGGCGGAGCTGGCGGCGGCATTCGCCGAGGATGCCGGGCGCAAGCCGGGGCTCGCCGTCGTGCTGGTCGGCGAAGATGCAGCCTCGTCGGTCTATGTCCGGTCGAAGGGCAAGGCGACGGTCGCGGCGGGCATGGAGAGCTTCGAGCACCGCTTGCCCGCCGACACCGGGCAGGCCGAGCTGATCGCGCTGGTCGATCGGCTGAATGCCGACGATGCGGTCGACGGCATCCTGGTGCAGCTTCCGCTGCCCGACGGGCTCGACGCGCAGGCGGTGCTGACGCGGATCGACCCCGACAAGGATGTCGACGGCTTCCATCCGGTCAATGCCGGGCGGCTGGCGACGGGGCTCAACGGCTTCGTGCCGTGCACGCCCTATGGCTGCCTGATGCTCCTGAAGGCGCAGCTCGAGGATCTGAGCGGGCTCAACGCCGTCGTGGTCGGCCGGTCGAACATCGTCGGCAAGCCGATGGCGGCGCTGCTGACCGCGGCCGACTGCACCGTCACGATCGCGCATTCGCGCACCCGCAACCTCGCGCACCATCTGGCCCAGACCGACATCGTCGTCGCCGCGGTAGGCCGGCCGAACTTCGTGCGCGGCGAGTGGATCAAGCCGGGCGCGGTGGTGATCGACGTCGGCATCAATCGGACGGCCACGGGCCTGGTCGGCGACGTCGATTTCGAAAGCGCCGCGTCGGTCGCCTCGGCGATCACGCCGGTGCCGGGCGGGGTGGGGCCGATGACGATCGCGTGCCTGCTGCGCAACACGCTCGTCGCCGCGCACCGCCGCGCGGGCATCGCGCTCGATCCTCAGGCGATCTAG
- a CDS encoding MarC family protein: MIELYVSALATFFVIIDPPGCAPIYAGLTTGASPIQRRSMAVRAVLIAGGILIGFALFGEDLLRALHVSLDAFKIAGGIMLFLIALEMVFEKRTQRREDRAQKIIETPEVEDVAAFPMAMPMIAGPGSIASVMLMMSRTQGLAASLVVLAALLTILLVTLVALIAAGPMMRLLGTRIEAVITRLLGVLLAALATQFILDGLDATVL; this comes from the coding sequence ATGATCGAGCTTTATGTCTCGGCGCTCGCCACCTTCTTCGTCATCATCGACCCGCCGGGCTGCGCGCCGATCTATGCCGGGCTGACGACGGGCGCGTCGCCGATCCAGCGGCGGTCGATGGCGGTGCGGGCGGTGCTGATCGCGGGCGGCATCCTGATCGGCTTCGCGCTGTTCGGCGAGGATCTGCTGCGCGCGCTTCATGTCAGCCTGGACGCGTTTAAGATCGCCGGCGGGATCATGCTGTTCCTGATCGCGCTGGAGATGGTGTTCGAGAAGCGGACGCAGCGGCGCGAGGATCGCGCGCAGAAGATCATCGAGACGCCTGAGGTCGAGGACGTCGCCGCGTTCCCGATGGCGATGCCGATGATCGCGGGGCCGGGGTCGATCGCGTCGGTAATGCTGATGATGAGCCGGACCCAGGGGCTGGCGGCGTCGCTGGTGGTGTTGGCGGCGCTGCTGACGATCCTGCTCGTCACATTGGTCGCGCTGATCGCGGCGGGGCCGATGATGCGGCTGCTCGGCACGCGGATCGAGGCGGTGATTACGCGATTGCTCGGCGTGCTACTGGCGGCGCTGGCGACGCAGTTCATCCTGGACGGGCTGGACGCGACGGTTCTGTAA
- a CDS encoding electron transfer flavoprotein subunit beta/FixA family protein, with product MKVLVPVKRVLDYNVKPRVKADGTGVDLANVKMSMNPFDEIAVEEAIRLKEKGAVTEIVAVSIGEPKSQDTLRTALAMGADRAILVTAEGPVEPLAVAKILKAIVDEEAPQMVILGKQAIDDDANQTGQMLAALTGWGQGTFASKVEVDGEAVKVTREVDGGLETVNLKLPAIVTTDLRLNEPRYATLPNIMKAKSKPLANKTPADYGVDTTPRLTVVSVAEPSKRQAGAKVADVDELVMKLKAMGIAK from the coding sequence GTGAAAGTCCTCGTGCCCGTCAAGCGCGTGCTTGATTACAACGTAAAGCCGCGGGTGAAGGCCGACGGCACCGGCGTCGACCTCGCCAACGTCAAGATGAGCATGAACCCCTTCGACGAGATCGCCGTCGAGGAGGCGATCCGCCTGAAGGAAAAGGGCGCCGTGACCGAGATCGTCGCGGTTTCGATCGGCGAGCCCAAGTCGCAGGACACGCTGCGCACCGCGCTGGCGATGGGCGCCGACCGCGCGATCCTCGTCACCGCCGAGGGTCCGGTCGAGCCGCTCGCGGTCGCCAAGATCCTGAAGGCGATCGTCGACGAGGAAGCGCCGCAGATGGTGATCCTGGGCAAGCAGGCGATCGACGACGACGCCAACCAGACCGGCCAGATGCTCGCCGCGCTGACCGGCTGGGGTCAGGGCACCTTCGCCAGCAAGGTCGAGGTCGATGGCGAGGCCGTGAAGGTCACGCGCGAGGTCGATGGCGGGCTGGAGACGGTGAACCTCAAGCTGCCGGCGATCGTGACCACCGACCTTCGCCTCAACGAGCCGCGCTATGCGACGCTGCCCAACATCATGAAGGCCAAGTCCAAGCCGCTCGCGAACAAGACGCCGGCCGATTACGGCGTCGACACGACGCCGCGGCTGACCGTCGTCTCCGTCGCCGAGCCGTCGAAGCGCCAGGCGGGTGCCAAGGTCGCCGATGTCGACGAGCTGGTGATGAAGCTCAAGGCGATGGGCATCGCGAAGTGA
- a CDS encoding electron transfer flavoprotein subunit alpha/FixB family protein, with protein MKTLVWVEHDGQAVKDATLSAVTAAAKLGEVHLLVAGENVGGVAEAAAKIAGVDKVHVADGAPFAHALAENVAPLVAGLMDSHDAFVAPATTTGKNIAPRVAALLDVMQLSDILSVEGRDTFTRPIYAGNAIATVKTADAKLVITVRGTAFEKAAAEGGSGTVEAVGGGSDAGLSSFVGAEIAQSARPELTSAKIIVSGGRALGSADEFHKLIDPLADKLGAGVGASRAAVDAGYAPNDYQVGQTGKIVAPEVYVAVGISGAIQHLAGMKDSKVIVAINKDEDAPIFQVADLGLVGDLFKLVPELTEKL; from the coding sequence ATGAAGACCTTGGTTTGGGTCGAGCATGACGGTCAGGCCGTCAAGGATGCCACGCTGTCGGCGGTGACCGCCGCGGCAAAGCTGGGCGAGGTCCACCTGCTCGTCGCGGGTGAGAATGTCGGCGGCGTCGCCGAGGCGGCCGCGAAGATCGCCGGCGTGGACAAGGTGCACGTCGCCGACGGCGCGCCGTTTGCGCACGCGCTGGCGGAGAATGTCGCGCCGCTGGTCGCCGGCCTGATGGACAGCCACGACGCGTTCGTCGCGCCCGCCACGACGACGGGCAAGAACATCGCGCCACGCGTCGCCGCGTTGCTCGACGTGATGCAGCTGTCCGACATCCTGTCGGTCGAGGGGCGGGACACGTTCACCCGCCCCATCTATGCCGGCAATGCGATCGCGACGGTCAAGACCGCGGATGCCAAGCTCGTCATCACCGTGCGCGGCACGGCGTTCGAGAAAGCGGCGGCCGAGGGCGGATCGGGCACGGTCGAGGCGGTCGGCGGCGGTTCTGACGCGGGCCTTTCCAGCTTCGTCGGTGCCGAGATCGCGCAGTCGGCGCGGCCCGAGCTCACCAGCGCCAAGATCATCGTCTCGGGTGGCCGCGCGCTGGGCTCGGCCGACGAGTTCCACAAGCTGATCGATCCGCTCGCCGACAAGCTCGGCGCCGGGGTCGGTGCCAGCCGCGCCGCGGTTGATGCGGGCTATGCCCCCAACGACTATCAGGTCGGCCAGACGGGCAAGATCGTCGCTCCCGAAGTCTATGTCGCGGTCGGCATCTCCGGCGCGATCCAGCACCTTGCCGGCATGAAGGACTCCAAGGTCATCGTCGCGATCAACAAGGACGAGGACGCCCCGATCTTCCAGGTCGCGGACCTCGGCCTCGTCGGCGACCTGTTCAAGCTGGTGCCGGAACTGACCGAGAAGCTGTGA
- a CDS encoding cytochrome b/b6 domain-containing protein, with protein sequence MWIAKHKLATRLWHWISALAIFVLLGSGLMILNAHPQLYWGQFGANFDQPWFRIAWVFEGGRVPGWLTIPSTYNLALARRWHLTFALILGFALLAFMIASLLNRHFQRDLRLRAAELSPGHLAHDVREHLALRFHDPERPGAFNTLQKLSYVGVIFLALPLVIATGLTMSPGFNAVAPWLLDLFGGRQSARSIHFIASMAIAAFIVVHLALVILAGPLNEVRSMVTGRWRVPGRDYR encoded by the coding sequence ATGTGGATTGCCAAGCACAAGCTCGCCACGCGGCTGTGGCACTGGATCAGCGCGCTGGCGATCTTCGTGCTGCTCGGGTCGGGATTGATGATCCTCAACGCACATCCGCAGCTTTATTGGGGACAGTTCGGCGCCAATTTCGACCAGCCCTGGTTCCGTATCGCCTGGGTGTTCGAGGGGGGGCGGGTGCCGGGTTGGCTGACGATCCCGTCGACCTATAACCTGGCGCTTGCGCGGCGGTGGCATCTGACGTTCGCGCTGATCCTAGGGTTCGCGCTGCTGGCGTTCATGATCGCCAGCCTCCTCAACCGGCATTTCCAGCGCGACCTTCGGCTGCGCGCGGCGGAGCTGTCGCCCGGGCATCTGGCGCATGACGTGCGCGAGCATCTGGCGCTCCGCTTCCACGATCCGGAGCGGCCGGGGGCGTTCAACACGCTCCAGAAGTTGAGCTATGTCGGCGTCATCTTTCTGGCGCTGCCGCTCGTCATCGCGACGGGGCTGACGATGTCGCCGGGGTTCAACGCGGTCGCGCCGTGGCTGCTCGACCTGTTCGGCGGGCGCCAGTCGGCGCGGTCGATCCACTTCATCGCATCGATGGCGATCGCCGCGTTCATCGTCGTTCACCTGGCGCTCGTCATCCTGGCGGGACCGCTCAACGAAGTGCGGTCGATGGTAACGGGGCGGTGGCGGGTGCCTGGGAGGGATTACCGATGA
- a CDS encoding glycosyltransferase family 2 protein translates to MHRPALSVVIPCYNEAACLEALHARVSAAARAAVGESHEIVLVNDGSRDESWAVMQRLAAADPRLVAVNLSRNHGHQLALTAGLDLCAGEQILIIDADLQDPPELLTDMRAQMAAEGADVVYAVRRKREGETFFKKLTAAAFYRFLDRVTDTPIPLDTGDFRLMSRRALDALLSLPEQARFIRGMVAWVGFRQVPFLYDRHERHAGETKYPLSKMLRFAFDAVTGFSTAPLRWASHIGIALFFLSFLLFIYIAVGFLTGSAVQGWTSTMLITVFLGAVQMLVLGMIGEYLGRLYVEAKRRPLYLVADVAGPVQGRATLGYRAGQGAMGKPVLEASRASAEEAPTQERWR, encoded by the coding sequence ATGCATCGGCCCGCTCTCTCCGTCGTCATCCCCTGCTATAACGAAGCCGCCTGTCTGGAGGCGCTGCACGCGCGCGTGTCGGCGGCGGCGCGCGCGGCGGTGGGCGAGTCGCACGAGATCGTGTTGGTCAACGACGGATCGCGTGATGAGTCCTGGGCGGTGATGCAGCGGCTGGCCGCTGCCGACCCGCGGCTGGTGGCGGTCAACCTGTCGCGCAACCATGGGCATCAGCTTGCGCTCACCGCGGGGCTGGACCTGTGTGCGGGCGAGCAGATCCTCATCATCGACGCCGACCTGCAGGACCCGCCCGAGCTCCTGACCGACATGCGCGCGCAGATGGCGGCGGAGGGCGCCGACGTCGTCTATGCCGTGCGTCGCAAGCGCGAGGGCGAGACGTTCTTCAAAAAGCTGACCGCCGCGGCCTTCTACCGCTTTCTCGACCGGGTCACCGACACGCCGATCCCGCTCGATACCGGCGACTTCCGCCTAATGAGCCGCCGCGCGCTCGACGCGCTCCTGAGCCTGCCGGAGCAGGCGCGGTTCATCCGCGGCATGGTGGCGTGGGTGGGCTTTCGCCAGGTGCCGTTCCTTTATGACCGGCACGAGCGGCATGCGGGCGAGACCAAGTATCCGTTGTCGAAGATGCTGCGCTTCGCCTTCGATGCGGTGACCGGCTTCTCCACAGCGCCGCTTCGCTGGGCGAGCCATATCGGCATCGCGTTGTTCTTCCTGTCGTTCCTCCTGTTCATCTACATCGCGGTCGGGTTCCTGACCGGGTCGGCGGTGCAGGGATGGACGTCGACGATGCTCATCACCGTGTTCCTTGGCGCGGTGCAGATGCTCGTGCTCGGCATGATCGGCGAGTATCTGGGCCGCCTGTATGTCGAGGCGAAGCGGCGGCCGCTCTACCTCGTCGCGGATGTTGCCGGGCCGGTGCAGGGGCGCGCGACGCTGGGGTACCGCGCGGGGCAGGGGGCGATGGGCAAGCCGGTATTGGAAGCGAGCCGTGCTTCCGCCGAAGAAGCTCCGACCCAAGAGCGCTGGCGCTAG
- a CDS encoding molybdopterin-dependent oxidoreductase, producing MSVLTRRALIGGLAAGAGGLLAGCDAAGQNEAVRSLIFKGADWNQWTQRALLNRGALAREFRVDQMSPVFRTNGTRDPNTPDYAAHVASRFADWRVRVDGLVARPQAFSVAQLMSMPQRAQITRHDCVEGWSAIGKWQGPRLATLLDAVGLSDRARFLVFHCADRYAGGRPYYESIDLVDAFHPQTILALGLNDRRLDVGHGAPVRLRVERQLGYKHAKYVDRIEAVADLKSIHGGKGGLWEDIADYEWYAGI from the coding sequence ATGAGCGTCCTGACGCGCCGCGCGCTGATCGGCGGCTTGGCCGCGGGGGCCGGCGGGCTACTCGCGGGCTGCGATGCGGCGGGCCAGAACGAGGCGGTGCGGTCGCTGATCTTCAAGGGCGCCGACTGGAACCAGTGGACGCAGCGCGCCCTCCTCAACCGCGGCGCCCTCGCGCGTGAGTTCCGGGTCGACCAGATGTCGCCGGTGTTCCGCACCAACGGCACGCGCGACCCGAACACGCCCGATTATGCCGCGCATGTCGCGAGCCGCTTCGCCGACTGGCGCGTACGCGTCGACGGGCTGGTCGCGCGGCCGCAGGCGTTCAGCGTCGCGCAGCTCATGTCGATGCCGCAGCGCGCGCAGATCACGCGTCACGACTGTGTCGAGGGGTGGAGCGCGATCGGCAAGTGGCAGGGGCCGCGGCTGGCGACGCTGCTCGATGCCGTCGGCCTCAGCGACCGGGCGCGCTTCCTCGTCTTCCACTGTGCCGACCGATATGCGGGCGGGCGCCCCTATTACGAATCGATCGATCTGGTCGATGCCTTTCACCCGCAGACGATCCTGGCGCTGGGGCTTAACGACCGGCGGCTGGACGTCGGACACGGCGCGCCCGTGCGGCTGCGCGTCGAGCGGCAGCTTGGCTACAAGCACGCCAAATATGTCGACCGGATCGAGGCGGTCGCCGACCTCAAGTCCATCCATGGCGGCAAGGGCGGGCTGTGGGAGGATATCGCCGACTATGAATGGTACGCCGGCATCTGA